One genomic segment of Monomorium pharaonis isolate MP-MQ-018 unplaced genomic scaffold, ASM1337386v2 scaffold_591, whole genome shotgun sequence includes these proteins:
- the LOC118648679 gene encoding uncharacterized protein LOC118648679, giving the protein MASFISWRTMITLTTFAILFLVRIDESIAVLAEPQAPNFQYFERPKYRYPYYDENGKGKLLYGYGGPELYQYKTFSVLEGIH; this is encoded by the exons ATGGCGAGTTTTATTTct TGGCGGACTATGATCACATTGACAACTTTCGCTATCCTTTTCCTCGTTCGAATTGATGAAAGTATAGCTGTACTCGCGGAACCTCAAGCACCTAACTTTCAGTATTTTGAACG GCCAAAGTATCGCTATCCTTATTACGATGAAAATGGCAAAGGAAAGCTGCTATACGGCTATGGTGGACCGGAATTGTAccaatataaaacatttagtgTTCTTGAAGGGATTCATTaa